The DNA segment GGATGCCGTTACTCTTAAACTTTTCGTAGCCCCATGACCATAACTCTTCCAGGTCGTCTTCAGGGATCAGCAAGGCTTCGCCGCCAAACAGGGAGAAAGCCCCACCCTCTTTTTCGATGCCGGCTTTCATTTTTTCAATGTCGTAACCTCGGCGTATATTGCCGGCGTCGCGCTGGGGATGCTGGTAACAATACAGGCATTGCAGGTTGCAGCTTACACCCAGGGGTCTAACTTCTACGGTCATCCACCCGCCTCATTGGCCCGGCCTTGGTTCTCAATAACCAATGTATCAAAATTCCCGGGTTAAAATAAAAGACCCGCCGGGCAGGCGAACGTGTTTCGCCCAAACCCTGCGAGTCTGAAGTTCTGTGATTGTTTTGTCGTCCGGCTCAGGTCGCCGGATTTATTCAAGCAGGCGCAAAGATAGTAAGGCCAGATGAGGTGAGACATATAACACTCTATTTTTGCTCCTTGTGAGATGAGTTAAAAACGTATTTCATCTTAAAGCAAAAGGGGCAAGATGTCAAAATTTGGGGGCGGCCTTGCCTTGAGGGAAGGTTCAATTTATAATCAGGCCACTACTGGAGATAAGCTGATGGAACAAGCACCATTACAGCAACGGTACCAACAACTTGATTGGCGGCAGCAAATCGGCAATCTGGCCTCAACCCTGGCTCGTATTTCTTCGCGTTCAGTTTCGCCCACTTACGATGATTTGGTTTCAAGCCTGTTGCGCGAGGCGGCGCTCTTTATCGAGTGGAGCGCCCCGTATGTACCGGAGGTATTATTGTTGGATTTAGCGCCCCTGCAACGAGAAATGCTGCTTTGGCGGCGACTGTGGCCGCAAGATGCCTTGCGCCCCCTGCTATCCGTCCAGGCCAGGCATATTTCTGACCGCCTGTTGCGCTCAATCACCTAGAATGAAACCCCACCTTTGCTTCGTCCTCCACGTGACAATTTTGTTTTCCACCACCGCGCCTCTGGCAAACAAAGCTGGGGGGACTCTTCGCTCCCGCCTGAATATGTTATGCCCTGAAATTGTGAGGGATGGTTAAAAAGCAAGCAACAACAAAAGGTTGTTAGAGTACTTTTTCCAGCCGGGCCAGCAGCGCGGGCGCGACCGCTGCGGCCTCGCCGCGTTTGCTTTTGAGGGTAACGGCGTTGGTGACGGCCTGCTTTAAAATGGGCATCGAATAAGCCGGTTCGCGCCGGGCGGCCACGGTGTTGTCCATTAAGGCCAGCAGCGCCTGGCCGGGCGTGAGTTTGCGGGGTCGCCAGACAGCCTCCGGCTGGTATGCGGTAACAACGATCAACCCCACCGGCAGCGGCTCGACCCCAATTTGCCCCTCCAGTTCTTCAGCCGGGATTTTGCGCCCCGGCTGCCCGTTTTTACCCCGCAGGGAAAGGGGCAGGGGATAGGGATGCGCCCGGCCTGCTTTATCCAGCACGGCAAACTCGTCGGAGTAGTAGGTGGCCCCGGCCTCAACCAGGGCTTTCACCAGCGTGCTTTTGCCCGTCATGCTGCGGCCCGGGATAATGATGGCCTTTCCCTGCCGGCCGACCACCCCGGCGTGGACAAACAAACAATCCTGCGCCCGCAACACGGTCAGTTGTTCGGCGTGCTGTTGCAGGGCGTCAAAAAGGGGCGGCAGTTCCAGCGCGCGGGCCAGCAAAGCCGAGCCGCAATAGAGCAGGTGGTAATTGCGCTGCCCTTTGCGTTGGCTCGGCGGGGCCTGCCGCAGCGAGTACAAAATATCCACCTCGCCCACCGGCGCGGGCTGCCAGCCCAACGGCAGAAATGGGGCGGCCTGTTCCAGCGCCGCCGGGGTATTGCTGCGCAGGCCAAAACGCAGGCCGTAGGCGGTAAAACTTAATCCATCCGTCCAGCCTAGACGGTCAACTTTGGCCTGTCAGATGGTAATGTGGGGCAGGGTGGGGAGGGGGGTGGTTGTCATTACGCTTAATCTTCTCCGGCTAATTCAAGCGATTTCTCTACCAACGCCGGGGTCAGGAAAAGTCCTTCTTGCAATAATTGGTCAATGAGAGGGGCTAAAGCGGGTATCAAGCCGTTATGCCTGGCCGTTAAAAGTACTCCCACCACACCGGTTAAAGGCAAGCCCAACCGTTGGGCGTAACGGCGTCCTTTACGTTCATCAATGATCACCAGCCGGGCCAACCGTTCATTGGCCAGGGCCAACACTTCAGCCTCTCCCCGGTCCAGGCCAACGTAGACCAGGGCTTGACGCGGGTCAGACAAAGGTGTTGTTTTAATCCAGGGGGC comes from the Anaerolineae bacterium genome and includes:
- a CDS encoding DUF3368 domain-containing protein; the protein is MPSRPPAGPVILNNTPLVALWSLGHLTLLRDLYGEVLIPQAVYEEFSATERSIRQAALAEAPWIKTTPLSDPRQALVYVGLDRGEAEVLALANERLARLVIIDERKGRRYAQRLGLPLTGVVGVLLTARHNGLIPALAPLIDQLLQEGLFLTPALVEKSLELAGED